The Geothrix sp. genome window below encodes:
- a CDS encoding amidohydrolase — protein MPLPPPPPASVQLITGADVWTSQGPQRGQALVLRKGKILAVGAIETLAKAHPKATRIDLPGGTLLPGLIEGHAHVGGLGALARKVDLTGAVSLPAALDRLKTWTAAHTQGWLLGRGWDQNRWPTKAFPRAHDLDVLTGTRPAFLQRVDGHAAWVNSAALAMAGIGPKTPDPEGGRILRDEFGRATGILLDNAVDLVRKLIPEPGRAEQEARLRAGLEALRAQGFTAVADMGVTGPELAAYRRMAAAGTLPIRVFAYLSHDHRLMLRELKQPRPKNLSFFQVQGVKFYLDGALGSRGARLLAPYADEPATQGLWVTEPAKVALDAAITMKAGYQPAIHAIGDAANRAALDLLAQAMKKGRGALPPRIEHAQIVTADDAARFGKLGVVASVQPVHCTSDHSWTPARLGPERLNEAFPWRSFESGGALLAFGSDAPVEDPNPFISLAAAETRRDPDGNPPGGFLPAQRLTRLEAVRAYTAGNATALGRGKELGTLQKGAVADLLWVQAPIGDLTPEALRKLKPGRLWVNGVEVPLAH, from the coding sequence ATGCCGCTGCCGCCTCCGCCGCCCGCCTCCGTTCAACTCATCACCGGTGCCGATGTCTGGACCTCCCAGGGGCCCCAGCGCGGTCAGGCACTCGTCCTCCGGAAGGGGAAGATCCTCGCCGTCGGGGCCATCGAGACCCTGGCCAAGGCCCACCCAAAGGCCACCCGCATCGACCTGCCGGGCGGCACGCTGCTGCCGGGTCTCATCGAGGGGCACGCGCATGTGGGTGGCCTCGGCGCCCTCGCCCGCAAGGTGGATCTCACGGGCGCCGTCAGCCTGCCGGCCGCGCTGGACCGCCTCAAGACCTGGACCGCTGCCCATACCCAGGGCTGGCTGCTGGGCCGGGGCTGGGACCAGAACCGCTGGCCCACCAAGGCCTTTCCCCGGGCCCATGACCTCGATGTGCTCACGGGCACCCGCCCGGCCTTCCTCCAGCGGGTGGATGGCCACGCCGCCTGGGTGAACAGCGCCGCGCTGGCCATGGCGGGCATCGGCCCCAAGACGCCGGATCCCGAGGGCGGCCGCATCCTCCGGGACGAGTTCGGCCGGGCCACGGGCATCCTGCTGGACAACGCCGTGGACCTGGTCCGGAAGCTCATTCCCGAACCGGGCCGCGCCGAACAGGAAGCGCGCCTGAGAGCCGGACTGGAGGCCCTGCGCGCCCAGGGCTTCACCGCCGTGGCCGACATGGGGGTGACGGGCCCCGAGCTGGCCGCCTACCGCCGCATGGCCGCCGCAGGAACGCTCCCCATCCGTGTCTTCGCCTACCTCAGCCACGACCACCGGCTGATGCTCCGCGAACTGAAGCAGCCCCGGCCCAAGAACCTGTCCTTCTTCCAGGTGCAGGGCGTGAAGTTCTACCTGGATGGCGCTCTGGGCAGCCGCGGCGCCCGACTCCTGGCGCCCTACGCCGACGAGCCCGCCACCCAGGGCCTCTGGGTGACGGAGCCCGCCAAGGTGGCCCTGGATGCGGCCATCACGATGAAGGCCGGCTACCAGCCCGCCATCCACGCCATCGGCGATGCCGCCAACCGCGCGGCCCTCGACCTCCTGGCCCAGGCCATGAAGAAGGGCCGGGGCGCCCTGCCCCCCCGCATCGAGCACGCCCAGATCGTCACCGCCGACGATGCCGCCCGTTTCGGTAAGCTCGGCGTGGTGGCCAGCGTCCAGCCCGTGCACTGCACTTCGGATCACAGCTGGACCCCCGCCCGCCTCGGCCCCGAGCGCCTGAACGAGGCCTTCCCCTGGCGCAGCTTCGAAAGCGGCGGCGCCCTGTTGGCTTTCGGAAGCGACGCGCCCGTGGAGGATCCCAATCCCTTCATCAGCCTGGCCGCGGCCGAGACCCGACGGGACCCGGACGGCAACCCGCCCGGCGGTTTCCTTCCCGCCCAGCGGCTCACGCGCCTCGAGGCCGTCCGCGCCTACACGGCGGGCAATGCGACGGCCCTGGGGCGGGGGAAGGAGCTGGGCACCCTCCAGAAAGGGGCCGTGGCCGACCTCCTCTGGGTGCAGGCTCCGATTGGAGACCTCACCCCCGAGGCCCTGCGGAAGCTGAAGCCTGGACGCCTGTGGGTGAACGGGGTGGAAGTGCCCCTGGCACACTAG
- a CDS encoding methylmalonyl-CoA mutase family protein: protein MYQRDFLEQVRAQLTVKEDPAKLREKVFETSSGIPLKNSYTPADLAEHDPLRDLGAPGKFPFTRHVQPTGYRGRLWTMRQYAGFATAEESNARYRYLLEQGTTGLSVAFDLPTQIGMDPDHPMALGEVGKVGVSISSIHDMRTLFRDIPLDKVSTSMTINAPASVLLALYLAVAEEQGVSWDKVSGTIQNDILKEYMARGTYIFPPRQSLRLITDIFAFCADQVPNWNTISISGYHIREAGCTAAHEIAFTLGDGIAYVQAALDAGLKLEAFAPRLSFFFNAHNQFFEEVAKFRAARRLWARIMKTRFKTDDAKSQMLRFHTQTAGSTLTAQQSDNNIVRTTVQAMAAVCGGTQSLHTNSRDEALALPTEQSAMIALRTQQILAYESRVADVVDPFAGSYFIESLTDELEARAAALLAKVDDLGGMVSAIEKGFPQREIQNAAYAYQKAVEKGEQVVVGVNRFAITGEVKPDLLRVDEALGETRRRQIAAVRANRDQGAASACLAALSKAARGTENLMPLILAAVKAEATVGEICDSLRGEFGEYQEHLVL from the coding sequence ATGTACCAGAGGGATTTCCTGGAGCAGGTGCGGGCACAGCTCACGGTGAAGGAAGATCCGGCGAAGCTGCGCGAGAAGGTCTTCGAGACCAGCTCGGGCATTCCCCTGAAGAACAGCTATACCCCCGCGGATCTGGCGGAGCACGATCCCCTGCGGGATCTCGGGGCCCCCGGGAAGTTCCCCTTCACCCGCCATGTGCAGCCCACGGGCTACCGCGGCCGGCTCTGGACCATGCGCCAGTACGCGGGCTTCGCCACCGCCGAGGAGAGCAACGCCCGCTACCGCTACCTGTTGGAGCAGGGCACCACGGGCCTGTCCGTGGCCTTCGACCTGCCCACGCAGATCGGCATGGATCCCGACCATCCCATGGCCCTGGGCGAGGTGGGCAAGGTGGGCGTGAGCATCAGCTCCATCCACGACATGCGCACGCTGTTCCGCGACATCCCCCTGGACAAGGTCAGCACCAGCATGACCATCAACGCCCCCGCCAGCGTGCTGCTGGCGCTCTACCTCGCCGTGGCGGAGGAACAGGGCGTGAGCTGGGACAAGGTGAGCGGCACCATCCAGAACGACATCCTCAAGGAATACATGGCCCGGGGCACCTACATCTTCCCGCCCCGCCAGAGCCTGCGCCTCATCACCGACATCTTCGCCTTCTGCGCGGACCAGGTGCCCAATTGGAACACCATCTCGATTTCGGGCTACCACATCCGCGAAGCGGGGTGCACGGCGGCCCATGAGATCGCCTTCACCCTGGGCGACGGCATCGCCTATGTGCAGGCGGCCCTGGATGCCGGGCTGAAGCTGGAGGCCTTTGCGCCGAGGTTGAGTTTCTTTTTCAACGCCCACAACCAGTTCTTCGAGGAGGTCGCCAAATTCCGCGCCGCTCGCCGCCTCTGGGCCCGGATCATGAAGACGCGTTTCAAGACGGACGATGCAAAAAGCCAGATGTTGCGTTTCCACACTCAGACCGCGGGCAGCACCCTCACGGCCCAGCAGTCGGACAACAACATCGTGCGCACCACCGTCCAGGCCATGGCCGCCGTGTGTGGCGGCACCCAGAGCCTGCACACCAACAGCCGGGACGAGGCTTTGGCCCTGCCCACGGAGCAGAGCGCCATGATCGCCCTGCGCACTCAGCAGATCCTGGCCTATGAATCCCGGGTGGCCGATGTGGTGGATCCCTTCGCCGGGAGCTATTTCATCGAATCCCTCACCGACGAGCTCGAGGCCCGCGCGGCGGCCCTGCTGGCCAAGGTGGACGACCTGGGCGGCATGGTGAGCGCCATCGAGAAGGGCTTCCCCCAGCGGGAGATCCAGAACGCGGCCTACGCCTACCAGAAGGCCGTGGAGAAGGGCGAGCAGGTCGTGGTCGGCGTGAACCGCTTCGCCATCACCGGTGAGGTGAAGCCGGATCTGCTGAGGGTGGACGAGGCCCTGGGTGAGACCCGCCGCCGCCAGATCGCCGCCGTGCGCGCGAACCGGGACCAGGGCGCCGCCTCGGCCTGCCTCGCGGCCCTCTCCAAGGCGGCCCGCGGCACGGAAAACCTGATGCCGCTCATCCTTGCGGCGGTGAAGGCTGAGGCCACGGTGGGGGAAATCTGCGATTCGCTGCGCGGTGAATTTGGGGAATATCAGGAGCATCTGGTGCTCTAG
- a CDS encoding cytochrome b/b6 domain-containing protein translates to MRLLLAGLFSLALAAAPTAQDCTSCHEVDLAKFAATKHGSMACTDCHSSITKLPHADKPAPVKCATCHEDQVKAYGKSIHGVAKQNGMADTATCKSCHGPTHQIVASSDPASAVNKKNLADTCGACHSNPDFLAKHKIPFAKPVEAYRLSVHGREVAKGNASAASCSDCHGSHDILPSADPKAKVNRANVAETCGVCHNDVQAVYADSVHGLAVKRGSKDSPTCTGCHGEHNILAPKEAGSLVNAARVSTVTCGRCHGDERLNSRYGFGDKVPAFQDSFHGLAIRGGQQTAANCASCHGVHNILPSADIRSTVNPANLQKTCGQCHPGAGDKIARSKVHVRTAGGIEHISVKWIRWAYYALIPMTIGFMLFHNGLDYFAKLRRHKPHHGTGEQLPRMNKTFRITHGMVMVSFILLVITGFALKFPEAGWVKVLGMNGAGLIRGWVHRIAAVVMMAATVMHVIHLALVKRDRVILFELLPGWQDAKDIANALRYNLGLTDKRPTFGMFGYAEKMEYWAFMWGTVVMAVTGLLLWAQNWSLKHFPIWVLDAATAAHWYEAILATLSILVWHWYLVIFDPEVYPMDLAWLTGKASADHLRETRPEYYAALVKKQEEAQKDRAE, encoded by the coding sequence ATGCGTCTGCTGCTTGCTGGATTGTTCTCCCTCGCCCTTGCCGCGGCCCCGACCGCGCAGGACTGCACTTCGTGCCACGAGGTGGATCTCGCCAAGTTCGCCGCCACCAAGCACGGCAGCATGGCCTGCACGGATTGCCACAGCAGCATCACGAAGCTGCCCCATGCCGACAAGCCCGCGCCGGTGAAGTGCGCGACCTGCCACGAAGACCAGGTGAAGGCCTACGGCAAGAGCATCCACGGCGTCGCCAAGCAGAACGGGATGGCCGATACGGCCACCTGCAAGTCCTGCCACGGCCCCACGCACCAGATCGTGGCCAGCAGCGACCCGGCCTCCGCCGTGAACAAGAAAAACCTGGCGGACACCTGCGGGGCCTGTCACTCCAACCCGGACTTCCTCGCCAAGCACAAGATTCCCTTCGCCAAGCCGGTGGAAGCCTACCGCCTGAGCGTCCACGGCCGCGAAGTGGCCAAGGGGAACGCCAGCGCCGCCTCCTGCTCTGATTGTCACGGAAGCCACGACATCCTGCCTTCCGCGGATCCCAAGGCGAAGGTGAATCGCGCGAATGTGGCGGAGACCTGCGGCGTCTGTCACAACGATGTCCAGGCCGTCTACGCCGACAGCGTGCATGGTCTCGCGGTCAAGCGCGGCTCCAAGGATTCGCCCACCTGCACGGGCTGCCACGGCGAGCACAACATCCTGGCCCCCAAGGAAGCGGGCTCCCTGGTGAACGCGGCCCGCGTGTCCACCGTCACCTGCGGCCGCTGCCACGGCGACGAGCGGCTCAACTCGCGCTACGGCTTCGGCGACAAGGTGCCGGCCTTCCAGGACAGCTTCCACGGCCTGGCCATCCGTGGCGGACAGCAGACCGCCGCCAACTGCGCTTCCTGCCACGGCGTGCACAACATCCTGCCGTCCGCGGACATCCGCTCCACGGTCAACCCCGCCAACCTCCAGAAGACCTGCGGACAGTGTCACCCCGGCGCCGGCGACAAGATCGCCCGCAGCAAGGTGCATGTGCGCACCGCCGGCGGCATCGAGCACATCTCGGTGAAGTGGATCCGCTGGGCCTACTACGCCCTCATCCCCATGACCATCGGCTTCATGCTCTTCCACAACGGCCTGGACTACTTCGCCAAGCTGCGCCGCCACAAGCCCCACCACGGGACGGGCGAGCAGCTGCCCCGCATGAACAAGACCTTCCGCATCACCCACGGCATGGTGATGGTCAGCTTCATCCTCCTGGTCATCACCGGTTTCGCCCTGAAGTTCCCCGAGGCGGGCTGGGTGAAGGTCCTGGGCATGAATGGAGCCGGCCTGATCCGTGGCTGGGTCCACCGCATCGCCGCCGTGGTCATGATGGCCGCCACCGTGATGCATGTGATCCACCTCGCCCTGGTGAAGCGCGACCGCGTGATCCTGTTCGAGCTGCTGCCGGGCTGGCAGGACGCCAAGGACATCGCCAACGCCCTGCGCTACAACCTGGGCCTGACCGACAAGCGGCCCACCTTCGGCATGTTCGGCTACGCCGAGAAGATGGAGTACTGGGCCTTCATGTGGGGCACCGTGGTGATGGCCGTGACGGGCCTCCTCCTCTGGGCGCAGAACTGGAGCCTCAAGCACTTCCCCATCTGGGTGCTCGATGCCGCCACCGCCGCCCACTGGTATGAAGCGATCCTGGCCACCCTCTCCATCCTCGTGTGGCACTGGTACCTGGTGATCTTCGATCCCGAGGTCTACCCCATGGATCTGGCCTGGCTGACCGGAAAGGCCTCCGCGGACCACCTCCGCGAAACCCGGCCCGAGTACTATGCAGCTCTGGTGAAGAAGCAGGAAGAAGCCCAGAAGGACCGTGCTGAATAA
- a CDS encoding cytochrome c3 family protein has translation MRRITLLTALLALAVAPVASAKMTTVKGAKCTACHEGAPKDKKFNAATTKMVAKYKESQCKDCHGWADGKLTTIKKK, from the coding sequence ATGCGCCGCATCACCCTCCTCACCGCCCTGCTTGCCCTGGCCGTCGCCCCCGTCGCCAGCGCCAAGATGACCACCGTCAAGGGTGCCAAGTGCACCGCTTGCCACGAAGGGGCCCCCAAGGACAAGAAGTTCAACGCCGCCACCACCAAGATGGTCGCGAAGTACAAGGAGTCCCAGTGCAAGGACTGCCACGGCTGGGCCGATGGCAAGCTGACCACCATCAAGAAGAAGTAG
- a CDS encoding phospho-sugar mutase — MSLASARAYLAFPHLEPELRAELEPLVAAAERGEAQATAELEDRFFEPLAFGTGGLRGFMAAGLRRMNRPNVRRTTLALAAVAQRRAPGKRVAVVGYDTRLNSDVFATEAASVLAAAGYQVFLGTRPLPTPFLCFAMKALSSACGVIITASHNPKEYNGYKAYNDLGGQVVEPWDAEIEAQMAALPVVPVPPVVPPGRISPIPVEVENAYLALGRDLLQHPRPFEPARILYTPFHGTGIAFVPALFEAAGIPLTISPSQGVQDGTFPTAPRPNPEELAAYAAPLREAGAMDAEVILANDPDADRIGVVALREGAWELMSGNDLAALTLDYLCTQKGRSGAVVSTVVTSDFMAEVARHHGLPVVWTLTGFKNIAVCMDRLETLGEAYAFGAEESYGMLLPPSLRDKDGVTAALVVAEMAGHYKAKGLTLFQAVDALMAKVGTFHNRLVNLEDPRPGGAKRFAEAMGRIRAAGLASLGGERVASWEDFQTGLWHGESGTETILDRPDRRGVALPIPRSNVLKFRLQSGAFAAFRPSGTEPKLKVYLQSRGDAAQLDRMEAEARALLGL; from the coding sequence ATGAGCCTCGCCTCCGCCCGCGCCTACCTTGCCTTTCCCCACCTGGAACCCGAACTCCGTGCGGAACTGGAACCCCTCGTGGCCGCTGCCGAGCGTGGCGAGGCCCAGGCCACCGCGGAGTTGGAGGACCGCTTCTTCGAACCCCTCGCCTTCGGCACAGGCGGCCTGCGTGGCTTCATGGCCGCGGGCCTCCGCCGCATGAACCGGCCCAATGTCCGCCGCACCACCCTGGCGCTGGCGGCCGTGGCCCAGCGGCGCGCACCGGGCAAGAGGGTGGCCGTGGTGGGCTACGACACGCGCCTCAATTCTGATGTCTTTGCGACGGAAGCCGCCTCGGTGCTCGCTGCGGCGGGCTATCAGGTCTTCCTCGGCACGCGCCCCCTCCCCACGCCCTTCCTCTGCTTCGCCATGAAGGCCCTGAGTTCGGCCTGCGGCGTGATCATCACCGCCAGCCACAATCCCAAGGAATACAATGGGTACAAGGCCTACAACGACCTGGGCGGTCAGGTGGTGGAGCCCTGGGACGCCGAGATCGAGGCGCAGATGGCCGCCCTGCCGGTGGTCCCCGTGCCCCCTGTCGTCCCGCCGGGCCGCATCAGCCCCATCCCCGTCGAAGTCGAGAACGCCTACCTCGCCCTGGGCCGGGACCTCCTCCAGCATCCACGGCCCTTCGAGCCGGCCCGCATCCTCTACACGCCCTTCCACGGCACCGGCATCGCCTTCGTCCCGGCCCTGTTCGAAGCGGCCGGCATCCCCCTCACCATCAGCCCCAGCCAGGGCGTCCAGGATGGAACCTTCCCCACGGCACCCCGCCCCAACCCCGAAGAGCTGGCGGCCTATGCCGCCCCCCTGAGGGAGGCCGGGGCCATGGACGCGGAGGTCATCCTGGCCAATGATCCCGATGCCGACCGCATCGGCGTGGTGGCCCTGCGGGAAGGGGCCTGGGAGCTCATGTCCGGCAATGACCTGGCCGCCCTCACCCTCGACTACCTCTGCACACAGAAGGGCCGTTCCGGCGCCGTGGTGAGCACAGTCGTCACTTCGGACTTCATGGCCGAAGTCGCCCGCCACCACGGCCTGCCCGTCGTATGGACCCTCACGGGCTTCAAGAACATCGCCGTGTGCATGGACCGCCTCGAGACCCTGGGCGAGGCCTACGCCTTCGGCGCCGAGGAGAGCTACGGCATGCTGCTGCCGCCCAGCCTGCGCGACAAGGACGGCGTCACGGCGGCCCTGGTCGTCGCCGAGATGGCCGGACATTACAAGGCGAAGGGGCTGACCCTCTTCCAGGCCGTGGATGCACTCATGGCGAAGGTCGGAACCTTCCACAACCGCCTGGTGAACCTGGAGGATCCCCGGCCCGGGGGCGCCAAGCGCTTTGCCGAGGCCATGGGCCGCATCCGCGCCGCCGGTCTGGCCTCTCTGGGCGGTGAGCGGGTCGCCAGCTGGGAGGATTTCCAAACGGGCCTCTGGCATGGCGAGAGCGGCACCGAGACGATCCTCGACCGTCCCGACCGCCGCGGGGTTGCCCTGCCCATCCCCCGCAGCAATGTGCTGAAATTCCGCCTCCAGAGCGGAGCCTTCGCGGCCTTCCGCCCCAGCGGCACCGAACCCAAACTGAAGGTCTACCTCCAGTCCCGCGGCGACGCCGCCCAGCTGGACCGCATGGAAGCCGAAGCCCGCGCCCTGTTGGGCCTCTAG
- a CDS encoding class I SAM-dependent methyltransferase, whose product MGQGFWDQRYAEPDLVYGSEPNDFLREMAPRIPPGPVLGLGEGQGRNAVHLATLGHAVTAVDQSPVGLARAQELALSRGVTLATVAADLADFDLGPTHWSGIISIFCHLPSALRRRLYPRYAAALAPGGILILEAYTPRQLEYGTGGPKELDLLSTLAETVELLPGLELEVGREVVRDIHEGAYHHGPGAVMQVVARRPAGFRS is encoded by the coding sequence ATGGGACAGGGATTCTGGGATCAACGGTACGCCGAGCCCGATCTGGTCTACGGATCAGAGCCCAACGACTTCCTGCGCGAGATGGCCCCCCGCATTCCGCCGGGCCCCGTGCTGGGGCTGGGCGAGGGTCAGGGCCGGAATGCGGTCCACCTGGCCACCCTGGGCCACGCCGTCACCGCGGTGGACCAGTCCCCCGTGGGGCTGGCCCGCGCCCAAGAGCTGGCCCTCAGCCGCGGCGTGACCCTCGCCACGGTCGCGGCCGACCTGGCGGATTTCGACCTCGGCCCGACGCACTGGAGCGGCATCATCTCCATCTTCTGCCACCTGCCCTCCGCGCTCCGGCGGCGCCTCTATCCGCGCTACGCCGCGGCACTCGCGCCCGGGGGCATCCTAATCCTGGAGGCCTATACGCCCCGGCAACTGGAGTACGGCACCGGCGGCCCGAAGGAGCTGGATCTGCTCAGCACCCTGGCCGAGACGGTGGAACTGCTTCCGGGTCTGGAGCTGGAAGTCGGCCGGGAGGTCGTGCGGGACATCCACGAAGGTGCCTACCATCACGGCCCCGGCGCGGTGATGCAGGTGGTGGCCCGACGGCCCGCAGGGTTCCGGTCCTAG
- a CDS encoding TldD/PmbA family protein, with protein sequence MNPFPSFIPDSLEARLQDGIQHALKLGAEGAEAFTSVSRSRKAKVQNGALEDLTASKRGGLGVRVIRAGGKGFRTGLATTTDLAAADFRDLFTQAWELSALGDEDPWLRQADPSGVDDLPSRFDATVEAITPQQRIGWALDLEAQARRASTKVAAVRESAWSDGSGASLLLTQKGVRAADAWSSCSASIELAVADGEERQAAWHWDVARRPGLDLAAIGAEAALKGERKLNPQRLPAGKYAVVLHPEVAVDLLGIVAGMLDAESVLKQRSLFAGKLGEPIASPLLTLIDDGRLAEAPGRPALGTEPWDAEGLPTRRNVLLEGGVLKTYLHTLKTAAEMGVAPTASAGRGFGSQPGATTFNLFPLPGDTAPDALYRMAGNGVLITEIMGLHTVDPVSGDLSVGASGIRIREGALAEPVDKLTFAGNLRDFLTRIAALGNDLRWYGSSAGLSILLEDIALGGA encoded by the coding sequence ATGAACCCCTTCCCTTCTTTCATTCCCGATTCCCTCGAAGCCCGCCTGCAGGACGGCATCCAGCACGCGTTGAAGCTGGGCGCGGAGGGTGCGGAGGCCTTTACCTCCGTGTCCCGCTCCCGCAAGGCCAAGGTGCAGAACGGCGCCCTGGAGGACCTCACTGCCAGCAAGCGCGGTGGCCTCGGCGTGCGGGTGATCCGTGCGGGGGGCAAGGGCTTCCGCACAGGCCTGGCCACCACCACCGATCTCGCCGCTGCCGATTTCCGCGACCTCTTCACCCAGGCCTGGGAACTGAGCGCCCTGGGCGACGAAGATCCCTGGCTCCGGCAGGCCGACCCCTCCGGCGTCGATGACCTGCCCAGCCGCTTCGACGCGACCGTGGAGGCCATCACGCCCCAGCAGCGCATCGGCTGGGCCCTGGACCTGGAAGCCCAGGCCCGGCGGGCCTCCACCAAGGTGGCCGCCGTCCGGGAATCGGCCTGGAGCGACGGATCCGGCGCCAGCCTGCTGCTCACGCAGAAGGGCGTGCGGGCCGCGGACGCCTGGTCCAGCTGCTCCGCGTCCATCGAGCTGGCGGTGGCCGACGGCGAGGAACGGCAGGCCGCCTGGCACTGGGATGTGGCCCGGCGCCCCGGCCTCGACCTCGCGGCCATCGGCGCCGAGGCAGCCCTCAAGGGCGAGCGGAAGCTGAACCCCCAGCGGCTGCCCGCAGGGAAGTACGCCGTGGTGCTCCATCCCGAGGTGGCCGTGGATCTGCTCGGCATCGTGGCGGGCATGCTGGACGCCGAATCCGTGCTCAAGCAGCGCAGCCTCTTCGCCGGGAAGCTGGGCGAACCGATCGCCTCGCCCCTGCTCACGCTGATCGACGATGGGCGCCTCGCAGAGGCGCCTGGCCGCCCCGCCTTGGGCACCGAGCCCTGGGATGCCGAGGGTCTGCCCACGCGGCGCAATGTTCTGCTCGAAGGCGGCGTGCTCAAGACCTACCTGCACACGCTGAAGACCGCCGCCGAAATGGGCGTGGCCCCCACGGCCAGCGCGGGCCGGGGCTTCGGCAGCCAACCCGGCGCCACCACCTTCAACCTGTTCCCCCTGCCCGGCGACACGGCGCCCGACGCTCTCTATCGCATGGCCGGAAACGGCGTCCTCATCACCGAGATCATGGGCCTGCACACGGTGGATCCCGTCAGCGGCGACCTCAGCGTGGGCGCCAGCGGGATCCGCATCCGCGAGGGCGCGCTGGCCGAACCCGTGGACAAGCTCACCTTCGCGGGCAACCTGCGGGACTTCCTCACGCGTATCGCCGCCCTGGGCAACGACCTGCGCTGGTACGGCAGCAGCGCGGGCCTGAGCATCCTGCTGGAGGACATCGCGCTCGGAGGCGCCTGA